GTAGACATCGACGGAATCCGTGAACCAGTAGCAGGTTCCTTACTCTACGGAAACAACATCATCTCCGGAGCAGTAGTACCATCCTCCAACGCAATTGGCTTGCACTTCTACCCAATTTGGGAAGCAGCTTCTCTTGATGAGTGGTTGTACAACGGTGGCCCATACCAACTAGTAATATTCCACTTCCTGATTGGCGTATTTTGCTACCTCGGTCGTGAATGGGAACTATCCTACCGCTTAGGAATGCGTCCTTGGATCTGCCTAGCATTCTCCGCACCTGTGGCTGCTGCTACCGCAGTATTCTTGATCTACCCAATTGGACAAGGTTCCTTCAGTGATGGTATGCCCTTGGGTATCTCTGGAACCTTCAACTTCATGATCGTGTTCCAAGCAGAACACAACATCTTGATGCACCCCTTCCACATGTTAGGTGTGGCTGGTGTATTCGGTGGTTCTTTGTTCTCCGCAATGCACGGTTCCTTGGTAACTTCCTCCTTAGTTCGTGAAACAACCGAGAACGAATCACAAAACTACGGTTACAAATTCGGACAAGAAGAAGAAACCTACAACATCGTTGCAGCACACGGTTACTTCGGTCGCTTAATCTTCCAATACGCGTCCTTCAACAACAGCCGTTCCTTGCACTTCTTCCTAGCTGCATGGCCTGTAATTGGAATCTGGTTCACAGCGTTGGGCGTAAGCACAATGGCGTTCAACTTGAACGGTTTCAACTTCAACCAGTCTGTGATTGACTCTCAAGGTCGTGTAATTAACACCTGGGCTGATATCATCAACCGCGCTAACTTGGGTATGGAAGTAATGCACGAGCGTAACGCTCACAACTTCCCCTTAGACTTGGCTGCTGGTGATGTTGCTCCTGTTGCTCTCACCGCTCCTGCTATCAATGGTTAATTTTCTGACCTAGAAGCAATAACTAATGTGTGAATGAAAGGCGCTCTCCTTGAGGAGAGCGCCTTTTTAGTTTGGGTTTGAACATTCTGAGCATTTTAAAATGCAGCGTTTTTTCTCAGTCACTGGGAGCAGGAGCTTTAGGGAATTTGATACACTAGCTAAAATTTGAAATTATTCCAGCTGGTAGCTCTAGGCTGATAAATAAATATGAGTGACGCTTTATTTTGTATAGAAAATTTACGAGTTGCTTATCCTCAGCGCGGTGGGGAAGAACTTAGTTGGGCGGTGGATGATGTATCTTTGACACTACAACCTGGGGAAAGAATGGGTTTGGTGGGGGAGTCTGGTTGTGGTAAATCTACTTTGGGAAGGGCAGTAATGCGGTTGTTACCGTCATCCAGCCGGATTGAGGGACGAGTAACTTTTCAAGGAGAGCCAGTATTTGATTTAACACCAACTCAGTTGCGGAAATTTCGGGGAGAAGTAGTAGCATTAATTTTCCAAGATCCGATGACGCGCCTTGACCCGTTAATGACGATTGGTAAACATTGTCTGGAAACTTTGCAAGCACATTCCCCAGAGTTATCAGCCAAGGAAGCCAAAGAAAAAGCGCTGGCGACTTTAGAAAAGGTAAAAATCCCGGCGAGTAGGTGGAATCAGTACCCTCATGAGTTTAGCGGTGGGATGCGACAACGGGTAGCGATCGCTCTTGCCCTCCTCCTAAATCCTAAGTTAATTGTGGCTGATGAACCTACCACTAGTTTAGATGTCACTGTTTCAGCCCAGATTTTACAAGAATTAACACGTCTGTGTGCTGAAGAAAATATGGCGCTGTTGCTAATTTCTCACGATTTGGCAATGGTAGCAGAATATTGCGATCGCATCGGCGTAATGTACAAGGGCAAAATGGTAGAAATGGGTGCCACTACATCGGTATTTGGCAACCCCCAGCATGAATATACGCGATCGCTTCTGCAAGCAGCTTTGCACATTCAAACAGTTGATGAGGTAACTGAAGACTGGGGATTAGGCAATGAGGAAAATATTTCTCAAACGCCTATTTTGCGTGTCACAGAACTCAAGCAACACTACACCATAGAGCCTAACTTTATTGAACGACTGTTTAAAGCTGAAAGTCAAACAATCAAAGCCGTAGATGGTATTAACCTCGAACTTTATCAAGGAGAAATTCTCGGCTTAGTTGGTGAGTCGGGTTGCGGTAAAAGCACACTATCGCGGACTATCTTACAGCTAATTCATCCTACATCTGGCAAAGTGGAATTTTTGGGTAAGGATTTAACCAAGCTATCGCGGCAAGAAATTCGCTCTTCCCGACGACAGATGCAAATGGTGTTTCAAGACCCACATGCTTGTCTGAATCCGGCGATGACAGTGGGGCAGAGTATAGGTGATCCTTTGTTAATTCACAATCTTGCTGATGCGGCTAAAGCAAAAGAAGAAGTATTGTGGATGTTGCAAAAAGTCGGCTTAACACCGCCAGAAGTTTATTATCAACGTTACCCATCAGATTTGTCTGGCGGACAGCAGCAACGGGTAGCGATCGCGCGGGCTTTAATTACTCGCCCCAAACTGTTGATTTGCGACGAACCGGTGAGTATGTTAGATGCCAGCGTACAGTCGCAAGTTCTGGATTTGATGTTGCAATTAAAGGAAGAATTTGAGTTAACGTATCTATTTATTACTCATGACTTGTGGTTAGCGAGATTTTTGTGCGATCGCATTGCGGTAATGCACGGTGGTAAAATCGTTGAACTCGGCCCGACAAAACAAATTTTTGCCAATCCTCAGCACCCGTATACTAAAACTCTACTAGCGGCGGCTCCCCTATTGGCACGGGCTTAGAATTTCAGGGTAAGCAGAATGGAACAAGGGAGAGATTACGTCATAACTCGTGGTGTTAAGTCAAAACTAAGTTATCTCGATGCACTACGGTATCTGAACCAACATAGCCCAATATTTCCGGAATTTCTCTAGAGTGACGGCCGCAGATCTTTTGCAGTTCATCGCTGCTGTAGTTTACTAGTCCTCTAGCTATTTCGTTGCCGTGGGTGTCGCACAATTGCACAGCTGCTTGGGTGTCAAATTCTCCTTCTACTGCTTTGATACCTGCTGCTAATAATGATTTTCCGGCTTGCGATATGGCTATGATCGCACCCTGATCTAAATACAATTTTCCCGCTGGCACAAGTCCGTAAGCTATCCAGCGTTTTCTGGCTGATGTGGGTTCAGGTTGCGGTTCAAAGTGCGTTCCTAAAGGTTCCCCTTGTAAAATTTTTTCGAGATTGCGGGGAAATCGCCCTTGCGTGATTACTGTTCGTACTCCCGCCGCGATCGCAATTCTGGCGGCGGAGATTTTTGTTACCATCCCACCAGTACCCCATTGTGAGCCTTGTCCGCCTGTTTGGATTTGCAGTTTTGCCAATTCTTTAATATTACTGACCAAGGAAATGGGTTTGGCATCGGGTACAGAACGGGGATCGGCTGAGTATAATCTGTCTACGTCGGTAAGTAAAAATAGCCAATCGGCTTCTACTAAACTCGCTACTAATGCTGATAGGGTATCGTTATCACCAAATTTCAGTTCCTCTACAGCTACGGTGTCATTTTCATTAACTACGGGAATTACACCCAGTCCCAGCAATTCTTTAAAGGTGTTGTAAACGTTAAGGTATCGGCTACGCTGTACTAAATCGCTGCGAGTTAGCAAAACTTGGGCAATCGGCTGTTGCAAGGTAGTAAACAAATCATCATATATCCGCATTAACCGCCCTTGACCAACTGCGGCTACTGCTTGTTTGAGGGCGATCGCTTTGGGGCGTTCTGTTAAACCCAATCTCGCACAACCAACACCCACCGCACCAGAGGAAACCAAAATCACTCGATTGCCCTGCTGTCTTAAATTGCACAGTGTTTCTGTTAAAGTTGCGATCGTAGACAGTGCTAATTGCCCTGTTTCTGGTTGGGTCAGGCTAGAAGTGCCGATTTTAACGACAATCGTTTTGGTCATGGTCAATGGTCAATGGTCAATGGTGAGCCAGCGCGGTCTTCTCCCAAAGGGAGAGGCTAACGCCCGCCGTAGGATGCCCAAAGGGCTGTAGGGGGTTTCCCCCATGAGGGACTGGTGTTAGCGCAGCGTTAGCGACGTTAGGAGCGTCACCCCGAAGGGGTCAATGGTCAATGGTCAATGGTTACTTTTGACTTTAGACTCTTGACTCTGGACTAAAAAGTAAAGCGCCAATCCTTCTATAGTGAAGGTGACGCTTTACCAGTTTATAGTTATTTGCTATTTACTAGGGTCTTTTTTGGCTGACCCCATGTTATTAATACTTATAATCTCCCATTTTGTGTGTTTCTAAATCATCCTTAATTATTTCTTTAGCTTTCTTTTCCTGACGATTTGTTACTTTTTGTGAATTGTGTTTTGCTTGGGAGTGATAGAGGCTCCCAAAATTTCGGAAAACCAAACTTCAAAATTTCTCACAGGATGGGAACGCAGTGCAGCATCGGGGTGAATAATCGGTTCTACGAGAATTGTAAACATTCCCAGACGATTCCCGGCTAAAACATCAGTAAATAAGCGATCGCCCACCATACCCACTTGATGTGCAGGTAAATCCATTGATTGCAGAGCCGCTCTAATTTTCCGGCGAGAGGGCTTGGCTGCACCTAAGTAGTAAGGTAAGTTCAAAGAACGGGCAATGCTGCCAATGCGAGATTCACTTAAGTTATTGCTCACTAACCACAAATCAACGTTCATGCGGATTTCTTCTACCCATTGTCTCAATTCTGGTGAAGGAGTCCCGACTGTAAAGGGAACTAAAGTTTCATCTACATCTAAAACTAGTCCCTTCAGCCCATATTGTTGAATAATTTTTTTAGTCAATCGCAATACTGAACCGTGTAAAATCAAGTCAGGCTGTAAGAGATTGTTCCAAGTCATAGACAATATTTAAGGATCACAATGAGAAATGCTCTTGCTTTAGAGCATTTGTTTAATATTTCAGAAGTAATAGAGAAATACCCATAAATCTGGTAATAAGCGCTTATGGGTATTTTAGATAATTGGTATTATTCAATTTTAACTAGGCGAGCAGAGCTTTGCTCTCCTATTTAGCGCCCAGAGAAAAATTGTTTTACGCGTTTTTTATGGAAAGTGCTTAAACTCCTGCGGAATTATGCTGATAAAAATTCGCAATTAAAAATCTAAGAATGTGATGTTTTTAATTTTGAATTTTTACAGTTTTATTCCACTTCGTTAAAAAGTTGTTCTTCTAGTAGTGGTTGTACTTGGCGAAATTCTTCTGGAGAGAGTAATTCTGGATTACCTTCTTTGGTAATCCTGGCAAAAAAGAGCAAGGGGTCGAGGGGGGTATAAATAGCATACTCCTGTTCTTCGTGATAGAAGCTGGCGAGTAACTGTAATTGCTCTGGCTCTAAATCTGTTTCGTCGTCTTCTATTTCTAATGTAAAAAGTTCCGACTCATCTACAGCAGGTAATTCACCAGCAACGGTTAAAGCGTAAGCTGTATTTTTGAGAATCAAGTTTTGCTCAGATAAGACTGCTTGGGCGGTGCTAAAAATTTCGTCAAGGATGGCATCATCTTCTACTAAAACGGCTTCTTCTTCCTCGTCTTCACCTTCCCAAGCGAAAACTTCTATGGGTGAGTCCACAGGAAGAAGTAAGACGTATTCTTGCCCATCTACAGAGAGCGAATGTTCTATGTAACATTCGAGAGTTCGCCCTGTGTCATCAGTCAAGGTGATGGAAACTGTACGATCGCGATCGTTATCTTCAGAAAATGGAGAGGAAAACATAGCCGATTAGTTAAACTTTAATCTTTACCCGCAACTGTGAAAATTGCTTTCCTGTGGAATGACAAATAATGTCAAGCCAATAGTTTCACATTCAGACACAACTACTAGGTAATTGCTTTCAGAATATCATGTCAAAAGCTATCCATACTCGACAGCATCTTAACTGCGGTAGCTCGTCGAGCATCCAGCCATTGTTGTAAAATTAGTGCTGCTGCTTTGCGGTCAATTAAACCTTTATTCCGAGATGGTGAGACTTTTTCTGCAATGAGCATTTGCTCTGCTTGATAAGAGGTTAAGCGCTCATCAACATATTCAATGGGTAGTTTGAGAGCCTTGCCCAGTCTAGTGGCAAATTTCTGCACTTGACGCGCCTGAAATCCCAAAGAGCCATCCATTGAATAAGGTAAACCAACTACTAAGATTTCTACCTCACGTTCATTAACTATATTTTGGAATTGCTCAACATCGCGCTCAAAAGATGAGCGTTCAACTGTTGTAATTCCGGTCGCAATTAAACCAGTGCGATCGCATCCAGCTACGCCGATGCGCTTGAGTCCGACATCTAATCCTAGTGCTGAAATATACTGCTTTGTGGTCATTGTCATAAGTTTTGAGTGACTTCGGCTTGAGCGCTCAGTCGAACGCTAAGTAGTGAGTGCTGCGTCATATATTCTTTCTTTACTATCCTGTTGATTTCACTACTTTTCCTGCTGACCATCTACGGATTCATTTTGGCAAGAGGCTTCAATGTTACAGTTGTTGCACTTAAAGGTAATAGGCTCTGATTTAGTTGGCACTGGTATATCTGAGGATTGTGGCTGTACTGTTTTTGCCCAAGACATACCACCTGGAATTGGCTTACGCGCTGGTTGCAAACCTTGCAGTACATCAGTCCATTGAATGCCTTCTAGGGAGACAAATTTTGATTCTCGGAGTTTGTGCCACACTGAGCGAGACATGATCAAAGTGTGTTCAGTGCGTTTCGCACCAATCCGTTCTAAATATTCTTCTCGTTCTGGCTGGTAGTCTAAAGAAGCCAGCCGCAAACCCTGTTGGGGAAAGTCTTGTGCTATCCGCGCCAATTGCGACAGCAATTCTGGATACAACCAAGTGTATGCAGGATGAACTGTCAGCGTAGCTACATGAGGAGTTTCACCTTTGCGGTCAAGCTGCACTTGAAAATAGCCAATTGCGGCTTTGCGTTGAGGTTCAAACACATAACCACTGACAACTTCAGTTTTGGTTATCCACTGCTTGACTGCATCAGTTAATGCTCCGAACAAGCTGGTTTTAAAATCGCGGGTGTTGCGGTCAAATACCTGACGCACTAAAGGCGGCATAGATGCTGTATCTAGTTGATAGAGCAACTGAGCATCTGCGTTACTGACTGGGAGCAAGTTAGGTAAATCTGGTTCTGCTTGTGCTAATTCCGCTAGTAAATCAGCTTCAATTTTCCAGTATGTAATTTCTGCTAGACGTTGAAATCCATTTTGCCGATACAGTGCAAGGGCATCGACATCATTAATATTTACTTCTAATAACCAAGTCCGAGCTTCTAAAATCGACTCAAAACAGTGACGCAACAATTGTGAGCCAATTCCTTGCTTATCCGCGGTGCGATCTAGCAGCACCCGATCAATGCGCCAAGTACTACGGGTGCGGTTAAATGGTGACACCTGAATCATGCCTAAAAGCATCCGTCCCTGTTCAGCTACGAATGCACAGAAACGATACTGTAGGGGATTAGGAAACCAACTCAAAAATTTGAGTAATCCATACCAGCGACGCAGCGATTGCATCTGATGGTTGGCACAACTAGACTCGTTAGGAGTCATTGCGGTGAATGACTCTTGAGTTAATCGCTCAATTCCATCCAGATCCCGAAAGTGGACTGGCCGGATGACAACGCTGAGATTTCGAGGAAGTAATGAAGTCATTTTGATTCAAGCGGCCATGTAGCCTTAACTAACTGCTCTTGGGTGGAACTGATGCAATAATAATTTTAACGGCTTTCCGTTGTGGGCTATTGCTTCAAAAGGTTGATTTTGGTGATTAAATATTTAAAAAAGCAAAAAAAGCAGATTTGATGAGTGCGCTATAGGCGTTAACCCAACAATACCTGCTTTTATTTTATTTGACTTTTAGTTAAATTTCCTATATTTACAAACCTTGCCGAGAAATTAACTTTTCAAAGTTGGCTTGGGTTTGATGGAGGAGTTGTTGTCTACTATCTTCTACGGTATGGTGGAGGGTTGGAACCAGATTGCGAGCTTGTAGAGTCATGTGCAGCTGTAAGTGGGCGACATATTCACTAAAATCTTCGTTTTGTACAGCTTTGCCCGTGAGTAAGTTGGATTCCATTGCCACTGTGTTCTCCTTATAGCGCTGTTGCTTCACATCATCAAAACTTATCATGTTGCTCGGATTACCTTTTTATTTTGCAATGAAGTTTAACGGTTGTTTGCAATCTACTCTCGTAGGACGTAGCCAACACCGCGGACTGTTTGAATCAGGCGCTTTTCTTGATTGATTTCGAGTTTGAGGCGCAAGTAACGGACATAAACTTCGATAATGTTGGAATCGCCCATGAAGTCGTAACCCCAGACTTCTTCTAAAATGCGATCGCGGGTAATTACCTGTCGGGGATGGGAAAGTAAATAATCGAGCAAGTCAAATTCTTTGGCGGTTAATTCAATTAATCTGTCACCGCGATAAACTTCTCTAGTCCGGCGATTTAAGCTGAGATCTTCAAATTCTAAGATATCGGCTGCGTCTGCTTCTTGATTGCGACGCAGATGAGCGCGGACTCTGGCTAAGAGTTCTTCAACGCTAAACGGTTTTACTACATAATCATCAGCACCAGCATCTAAACCGGCAACGCGATCGCTGACTTCATCTTTAGCAGTTAATAATATTACTGGGACTTTATCACCAGTACTCCGTAGGCGACGACAAATTTCTAATCCTGATAACCCAGGTAACATCCAATCTAAAATAACTAAATCTGGATGTAACTCCCGCGCTGCAGTCAGCGCAGTTAATCCATCGTAGGCGACACTGACTTGATAACCTTCGTAATTCAGTTCCAATTCGATAAATCGCGCCAGTTTGACCTCATCTTCTACAAGTAAGATGTGTGTCATATTGATGATTTTAATGATTTCAGCAAGGTAAGGCAGTAATTGATACAGACTGAGAACCAGTTCGACACATATCTAATTAGTTCTAAAATAGCTTAGTATAGATTGAAGCAGATAACAAGTGTGCGTCTGTAATTACCGATAGCTGCTGTTTGTGACTTTCAAAGTTTAACAATAAACAGTTACATCTTCACCACATTCATCAGTAAGATAACACAGCGCTCGAAAACGCAGACTTACTAGTGGCTGATACAACAACAAGGTTCAGATAAGAATATTTAACCGCCGATGTACTTTAATAGACATCTCTGGAAAAGATTGTAGAGACGTTTCATGAAACGTCTCTACAAGGGTTCTAAGAAACGCACATTTAATTTTCAAAGATGTCGAATAACAAATGACAACTCTAAATGTGAGTCCGCACAAATTTTTCTAACCTATCTAATCCCTTTTCGATTGTGGTTAAATCAGTGGCGTAGGAAAGACGAATGTTATTATCTGCACCAAAGGCAATTCCAGGAATGACTGCAACTTGATGTTCTTCAATCAAAGCGTTGCAAAAGTCTAAGGATTTCAGTCCGGTTTTGCTGATGTCGGGAAACAGATAAAAAGCACCATCTGGTTTGGGACAATTCAGTCCAGGAATGGCGTTGATTCTCTCTAGCATAACTTGTCGCCGTTTGGTGAAAGCTGCCAGCATTTCGGCTACACAGTCTTGAGATTCTTGTAAGGCTGCGATCGCCCCATATTGAGCAAAGGTACAAACATTAGATGTACTATGCCCTTGTATGGAATTGGCGGCTTTAATAATTTCTATTGGCCCAGCTAAGTAACCCAAGCGCCAACCTGTCATAGAGTAAGCTTTAGCAAAGCCGTTACTAATAAAGGTACGTTCAAAAATTTCTTGACCGAGAGAACCAATACTAATGTGTTCTGCACCGTCGTAGAGAATTTTTTCGTAAATCTCATCGGAAACTACATAGATATCTGCATCAACTACTACTTGCGCCAAAGCTTTAATTTCCTCTGGCGTGTATACCATCCCTGTTGGGTTAGATGGAGAATTGAGGACAAATAACTTAGTTTTAGGGGTAATGGCTTGGCGCAGTTGTTCCGGTGTAATTTTATAGCCTGTGGAAGCATCAGTGTTGACAATTACTGATACACCACCTGCCAAAGTTACCATTTCGGGATAACTCAGCCAATAGGGAGCCGGAATAATTACCTCATCACCTGGATCGATGAGTGACAAGATCAAGTTGTACAAAGAATGTTTACCGCCATTGGTGACGATGACATTTTCTGCTTTGTAATCTAAACCGTTATCAGTTTTCAGCTTTTGGGCGATCGCTTCCCTTAACTTTGGTTCTCCAGCTGCGGGGCCATACTTGGTTTTGCCTTCTTCCAAAGCTTTTGCTGCTGCGGCTTTAATATGCGCTGGTGTGTCAAAATCCGGTTCGCCAGCGCTAAAACTACAAACATCTATACCTTCTGCCTTCATGGCCTTAGCTTTAGCTGCGATCGCTAAGGTTAAAGAAGGTTTTACCTGACTTACTCTTGCTGCCAGTTTCATTCTTACTTATTCTTTGGCAAATCTCTCACTTATTTAAGGATATCCCAGAAACTCTACCGAGTTTTGCCTTTGGGTGAATTCCTTTGCATCTGTGTGTGCATCACAGAAATCTCGCAAAATTCTGTGGCTAATCACACGCATTTAAATTTCTTTAATTGTCTGTACATTTTTACCTCCCTATGAAGCTAGATATTATGTTTTGAGTCTATCATCCAAAAATTAATCGCTAAACATTTGCACTGCATAAATTTGACCAGTTTTACCAACAGCAATACCATAGCCAAATTTTTTGTATTCACGGGTGAGGAGGTTGGTGCGGTGGTTGTTGCTGTACATCCAACTGCGTTGAAAATTTTCGACTGTGCTGTAAGTTAGCCCTAAACCTTGGACACTATCTTTAATAATATTTTCGCCAACTCCGACACGCCGATTACCACTAACGGCAATATAGCGATCGCGGGGATTTTTCCCATCGAGGGAAATATGATTAAAATATTGCTGCTCCAGCATATCTTGGGCGTGGAGTTTTGCGGCTAATGAAAGTAAAGCGTCGGCTTTGAGAGGTTTTAAATTATTGAGGGTGCGATCGCGATTTACCAATTCTAAGGCAAACTGTCTCAACTCTGGCTCATCACGCAACTGTTGGGCATTCCAAATGGTAACTTTTGGCTGGCCAATTTTCCAATCAGCGCCACCATTCCCGTTATAAAGACCTTGTTTTAGCAGTCCAAAGGGAGAAAGTTCTGTCCAAAAATAATTAATATCCACTGGGTGTCCCCGCAAAGCCTGGTGGATGAAATAGGTAGTTGGCCTAAATGCTAAAACTACCGTAAATAAAACAACGTATCTCCACCAAATGTTGACTTTGCTCTTTGTATCCATTGTCTTGATTCAAGGTTAGGGATGCACAAACCACTAAACTAGTTTTACATCTGCGTACTAACTAATTACGTAAAAATTTAGCACTTGTTTAACCTTGATAGAGACGCTGCAAGGCAACGCCTCTATGATTTCTCAACCACCGACATGGATTCCTGGTCGCCTATGGGGATTTTTTTCGGCGCGACGCAGTACTTCACGGGTAACTACAGCAATATCACCTTCACCAAATAAAATAAACCGCAGTAAATATTGGATGGGATTTCCTTCCACCCAGCCGAAATAAGCGTGCGGAATTTTACCAGTTTGGTCACGAATATACAGTAGCAAAGCGGCGATCGCATTGGGTACTGCGGCACTTTCAGCCCGCAAAATTCGATAATCACCAACTTGTACACCTTTGACTCGAATCACATCAGTAAAATCTGACGCATCAGATATCAAAATTTCTAGAAAGATCACTGGATCTGTCGGCGGAATGTGGTTATCTTCCCGTACCTCTTTTTCCTTTAACAAATATTCTTGTTCATCACCCACATTTAATCGATTAGCAATGATGCGGATTGCACCTTGGCTTTCTTCAGCAATGAATTGGCGGGCATTTTCATCAACTTCTATTTGTTCTACTCGCAGTTCTGTGGAGCGCCAAACGCGGGAAACTAGGGAAGTACAAATAATTGCACCAATAAAGAACGCGGCGATTTTAATCCCTTCTGGTCTCTCAATAATATTGACAATTGTCGTATAGATAAAGACCAGTGTTATCAGTGCAAAAATGAATCTTCCCTTTGGAGAATTTTGACGATGGGCTGATAAAGTAACAGCAAAGGCGGCGGAACTTATTAATACCAATACACCTGTTGCATAAGCACCACCCTGTGCTTCTACATTTGCCTGGAAAATCACTGTTACCACAAAGGCAATCGTGATATAAACCAATACTAAGGGTCTGGTTAGTAACGCCCAACTCGGTGCCATACCATAACGTGGTAAGTAACGAGGCACAATATTTAGTAGCCCTGCCATTGCGGATGCACCAGCAAACCACAAAATAGAAATGGTGCTTAAATCATAAATGGTACCGAAGCCATTACCTAAATACAGATGTGCCAGATAAGCAAGGGCGCGGCCATTGGCTTTACCACCTGTGGCAAATTCCGTGGCGGGAATTAACAGAGTAGTGACAAAACTGCTGGTTAGTAAAAAGAAGCTCATAATTACAGCCGCAGCAGTCAGTAGCTTGCGAGTATTCCGCACTCTTCCTCTGGGCATTTCTGGGGTATCGCTACTACTACCTTGAACTAGGGGCATAACAGTTACACCAGTCTCAAATCCTGATAAGCCTAATGCCAGTTTGGGAAATAATAGGATAGCTAGACCGATGAGAGCAAAGAAATTAGAATGATGGGCAAAAAGTGCTGTTTGCCAATTTGCGATCGCACCTGGGTTAATTGCAATATGATATAACCCAATGCTAATGACAACTAAATTTAACAGCAGATAAACTGCCACTAAAAATACCGCAATCCCAATTGCTTCTTTAAAGCCTCTCAAGAAAACTACACCGAGTAAAGCAATTAACATTAAGGTAATAGCAATGCTTTGACTGTGCAGCAGACTTGGTGTCAGCGGATTTTCAATGATATGGGCTGTGGCATCAGCGGCAGACAGAGTAATAGTAATAATAAAGTCAGTTGCCACAAAGCCAAGTAGACACAATACCAGTAATTTGCCTTGCCACCAAGACAGCAAATGCTCCAACATAGCAATAGAACCTTCACCATGTGGGCTTTTAGCAGCAATACGGCGATAGATTGGCAATGCACCAAAGAGCGTTAATAAAACCAAAATAAGCGTAGCAATAGGAGAAAGCGCACCTGCCGCCAATGCCGCAATTCCCGGTTGATAGCCGAGAGTAGAAAAATAATCTACACCGGTTAAGCACATAACTTGCCACCAAGGATGCTGGCGGTGTGCTTCTTCCTTCTGGTAAGGCCCTTCCTTTTCGCGGCGGTTTTCTGCCAGTAACCAGCGCATAAACCGTCTACTGAGCCGTTTTGTTGAGAACATTGATTTAGCCATCAAATCCGATTTTGTTATAAAAGTCGCTGCTGTGAGTGCTTTGAGTTTGGTAGTTTTATTCAAAATTTTGAACTACAAATCCACTTACAGAATAAAGAACAACAAGTTTTTACATTAGAAATTTTCCCCAAATAATTGATTTCCATAAACCAAGTCCTGACAAAAATCAGGAAAAGTATGACTTGTCTATGGATATTAGGTATAGATATAA
This window of the Nostoc sp. HK-01 genome carries:
- a CDS encoding class III aminotransferase; its protein translation is MKLAARVSQVKPSLTLAIAAKAKAMKAEGIDVCSFSAGEPDFDTPAHIKAAAAKALEEGKTKYGPAAGEPKLREAIAQKLKTDNGLDYKAENVIVTNGGKHSLYNLILSLIDPGDEVIIPAPYWLSYPEMVTLAGGVSVIVNTDASTGYKITPEQLRQAITPKTKLFVLNSPSNPTGMVYTPEEIKALAQVVVDADIYVVSDEIYEKILYDGAEHISIGSLGQEIFERTFISNGFAKAYSMTGWRLGYLAGPIEIIKAANSIQGHSTSNVCTFAQYGAIAALQESQDCVAEMLAAFTKRRQVMLERINAIPGLNCPKPDGAFYLFPDISKTGLKSLDFCNALIEEHQVAVIPGIAFGADNNIRLSYATDLTTIEKGLDRLEKFVRTHI
- a CDS encoding putative amino acid transporter, which codes for MRWLLAENRREKEGPYQKEEAHRQHPWWQVMCLTGVDYFSTLGYQPGIAALAAGALSPIATLILVLLTLFGALPIYRRIAAKSPHGEGSIAMLEHLLSWWQGKLLVLCLLGFVATDFIITITLSAADATAHIIENPLTPSLLHSQSIAITLMLIALLGVVFLRGFKEAIGIAVFLVAVYLLLNLVVISIGLYHIAINPGAIANWQTALFAHHSNFFALIGLAILLFPKLALGLSGFETGVTVMPLVQGSSSDTPEMPRGRVRNTRKLLTAAAVIMSFFLLTSSFVTTLLIPATEFATGGKANGRALAYLAHLYLGNGFGTIYDLSTISILWFAGASAMAGLLNIVPRYLPRYGMAPSWALLTRPLVLVYITIAFVVTVIFQANVEAQGGAYATGVLVLISSAAFAVTLSAHRQNSPKGRFIFALITLVFIYTTIVNIIERPEGIKIAAFFIGAIICTSLVSRVWRSTELRVEQIEVDENARQFIAEESQGAIRIIANRLNVGDEQEYLLKEKEVREDNHIPPTDPVIFLEILISDASDFTDVIRVKGVQVGDYRILRAESAAVPNAIAALLLYIRDQTGKIPHAYFGWVEGNPIQYLLRFILFGEGDIAVVTREVLRRAEKNPHRRPGIHVGG
- a CDS encoding winged helix family two component transcriptional regulator, with the translated sequence MTHILLVEDEVKLARFIELELNYEGYQVSVAYDGLTALTAARELHPDLVILDWMLPGLSGLEICRRLRSTGDKVPVILLTAKDEVSDRVAGLDAGADDYVVKPFSVEELLARVRAHLRRNQEADAADILEFEDLSLNRRTREVYRGDRLIELTAKEFDLLDYLLSHPRQVITRDRILEEVWGYDFMGDSNIIEVYVRYLRLKLEINQEKRLIQTVRGVGYVLRE